TGCATCTTCACTGCCAAATCTGTGGCTGCAGGAAAATAATCCGAGACATCAGACACGCCTAGAGCTGAGAGCAGATTTGAGAATACAGTAATGTACATGGAAATGTTGTGGGGCACCTGACACGCTGATCAAGATAAAGCTGCATGGATTGGAGAGTGGGGAAACAATGAAATGGAAAGAAGAGGCATAATGGTGGGCAGGGCCAAACTGTCAATCTTAAGTGTTGAAAAATGAgaatattttgtgctttttttctatCAGCTTTTTAGAATCAGAACTAATGATCTCAGATTCGCGAACTAATCACTCTTTTGATCTAATGAGTCAAACAGGTTTGCATAAAGGTCTTAAATTGTttgtgattcagtttgattcattaaGACTGTTCACTCACTGAATTGTCCGCACCGGTTTTATCACACCACAATAGTAACCAgacaatttataaaacaaaaaagagctCTGGATGAAGTGGATTTCTACCCACTATCCATTGTAGAAAAccgtcacactttattttaaggtccactTCTCGCTATTGACAAAAatcattaactacaacttttgcctcaataaactcctaatttgctgcttattaatagttaataagatAGTTGTTCAGTTTAGTTATCGGGTAGGATTttgggatgtagaatatggtcatgtagaataaatgctttataaatactaataaacagctaatatgttgataataggcatgctaatgagCAACTGGTCAATAGTAAGAATTGATCCCTATACTAAAGTTTTACCTAGAAAACAAAGCTAGCAAATGTGCTCTATCGTTTGTGTAATGACAAAGCAGCTCTTTATTGCATGTGCAGCTTGTGTGAACAACTCTGTACTACAGGTAAAAGTGATTTTGAAAAAGGGTATCAAAATATGAGCACACTTTTTTGAAAGGGGAGCCTGTGCCCCAGTACTAATGAAAGGTTGGAAACGCCCCTGAACTTCAGCTGTAGTTTAATAAGTAGTTGCAACTGGCAAGTAAACCAACAATCCAGCAAATAtttctaaaactaaatataaaaaaaaacaaatgaagaaatagTTTGACCCTAGTTTGGCCTGCGTGTAACAAGAGCAGTCATTTCTCTTTCACAGAGATAAGACTTATCATTCTAGAATTACATAGCCACCAAGTCCTTGAGCTCCACTGAGACATTCATGATATGTGCTGCATGCCTGGGCACAGGATTTATACTGTATCAAGTTCAACAAGAAATAAAAACGGTCATATAGGTGGCAAATGTCGTGCATGCAACATAGAGAttcatctatttatctatttacatctgtgctgtttattttctgtttgagTGAGCGTTTTTCTGTGGGTGACCTGGAAGATGTCCAGAAGCCGTGTGGCCCCGGGATGCAGGGGGTCTGGTAGTTGTGTGGGTTGAGGAGACGGGAGGTTCAGAGTTTTGAGTATCCTGACACTGTGAAGGGTGAATTAAGCGACCGTTCTGTCCAGCTTGTCTGTGATGCCCTGCTTCATCTATGCTGCTGCTTTCTTCATTCACTCCTGAGAAAGAAAAGGCAGATAGACCTTTAAACTGCTGTCTCACAGCAACACTGATATACAGAAACAAGGGCATGTTGTTTTAAGACTGTGGCCACCTGCTGTTCAAACACAGCACACATTAACTCTTCAACATTAATAGAAAGTTTCTTTGCATTTGTTCCAAGTTGCTGTATTGTGCACTGACTCATGGAAGCTGTGACACATTCTGTGTGCTCTCACCCAAATCGGAGGCACTGTTGCTGCATTGTTCTCCTGCTTTCTTCGCCTGCTCCAGTTCATTAGCTGCTTTTAAGGCTGCGAGTTTGTTCTTTCTCTTGTTTTCCTCATTTTGCTGTAAACACAAATTGGAGAATTCAGTGACATGAATATAAATAACCAATGGATTTTGTAACATTAGCAGAGAGCAGATCTATGTCTAGTGATTAAATTACTAATAGCCTATAAAATATATGTTGGtcaatttattattcatttacctttaaaaaaataaataaaaacaatttagctTAATGTTACTGCTTCCATCTAGTGGTGAGTTTACGTAATGTAATCTGCCCATATAACCctgtataaaattaaacatttaaaactaacAGACATTTACACTGCCTAACTTACAGTTTGAAGTTTCTTTTTCAGCTCCATGTTTACCCTTTTGTACGTTTTAGAAGTGGACTGCAGATAATATATTGCAAgactaaaacaaacagaaaaatatgtaCCATTATAATTGCACATCCTCACAGAAGTACAGGAAACTCATATGGATGTATTTAGACATTCCAACTTACACCAGGAGCAGAAGAAAGGACAGCACCAGCCCGGGGTTCGAGGCGTAACTGAATACTTTACTGAACCAGGCAGGAAAGTCTGTCTCCAGGGTCTCCTGAATTACATCAAACATGCGGTTTTTCCCACtgcaggaaaaataaacaaacaaaaaataataataaatggaaaataacaaAGAAACTTTCTTCAAGTGCTGATTTTGATGAGAAAAATAATGTCAGAAAATTGTGGACTTGCATTCTGATGCACTCTAGTGCTAAAGATCTGCCATTGCAAGACTTGGCTCGTAACACATCCCTCCTCCACTTATTCAGTGTTCATTTATACATacgtataaatatatacatacacacagctTGTTACTCTAAAGactaatttgtattaaaattaatttaagagaTTAAAAGTTTTCACCACACCAACCAATTTCTAAAACAGTTCTTATGCTAAACAGACCGGCTTCATACTCCACACCATTTCTAATCCATACAGAAACTTGCAGAACCTGAAAGGTCCACAGTCAAAGGAGGGAGGAATGGAGACAATGGTGTATATAGCTGGCAGTGTAGAGAGGAAGAGGATGACGAGCAGCATGGCCATGTAGAAGTTACTGGAGCCTGAAGCTTTGAAGACCCGTTCCTGAGGCACATTGCAACACATCACCGCCCAACACTGCAGGTACATGGACACGTGAAGCCGGAGAAGATTTAACGCTGGAAGACATGGAGCGTAGAATGCCCCCATCCTGATGacatacacaatacacaatgaCAGAGATTTGATGGTGTACTGGTTTCATATGAAAACACGCGACATAAAATGGAGATAGTTCTCACCAGATCATCCCCTGATTGAAGATCAGCCCCAGAACATTCCCACTGACGTCAAACTCTGAATAGGATGGCTATTGAAGAAAGCGCACTTCAGTTATTATAAATGATACTGATACTGACCACCGTCAGTTGTGTGGATACTCACAAACCCATACTCCAGATCCCAGCACCAGCAGTTGTTTAGGAATCGCACCAGTACAGCACGGAGGAAATCCCCAATTAGCAGAGTGATGTAAGTCGTCATTGTATCAGAAATAATGAGACGAACAAACTCCTGTAGACACAGAGGATGCTGACAAATCTCAGAAGATGTGATGTAATTCatcataatattaatttaaaacttgATCTTTAAAGTTATCATCGTCAAATTTTCCAccttgtattatttaaatgtttgtttgataTACAAATGCTTTacattagatttatttaaatatgcataactTTGCTTAGTATAATATCAAATTAATGCCAAAGCAGATTTGCTTTGCCATTTACCAAATCGCattaagtcagaaaaaaaaaaaaaaaaatacacttttaattaattgcaaTGGCATATATTTGCAAATATAATACACAACCATTCGAATACTTGAGGTCCTtaagaattgattttttttaaagtctcatgGTCAcaatttatctgatcaaaaaatacagtaaaacaataatattgtgaaatattacaatgtaaactattttaatatattttttcaaattgtaatttattcatatgatagcaaagctgagttttcaacagccattactcgagttttcaatgtcacataacctttcagaaatcatactaatatgctgatttgtttgcTGATTTGCTTTGATAATAGAAAGATTGTTTttaacagttgttgttgttcttttgttatttttgaaatatttttgttttgttcccgTTTTGATCAAGCTGCTGaatataaaaaagtcaaatttaatttgattactcAGTTCAAATTTGTCATATAACTTAAATGCATAACTGATTTTTACCAGTTAAAAAAGGGTTAACACTGTTACTCTGTATCACTATAACAGGCCAAAATAGTCACATTGGCTCAACTAGTGGTTATTTGGGGTCAGGACTACCTGCTTGATTAAACAATTCGGGGCAGTGTTTGGGAAAACTCTTTGTAATGTCAGTATATTTGCAATCCCATTCGGTGCCACTAGAGGCACAGTAAGTACACCCTGCAGCATACTCCAGTATTCGTGTATAAATACAGTACCATAAGTGTATAGCATTATCCTGAAGCCTCCCATCTCAAGGAGACTGTTCCTCCTACAGTTTCTTTGTTATCCTATACCTAAATCTCTTAGAGTTTCCCCTTTGCCACATTTTGCTCACTGGACTTGTGTTAGGTGTAATTCAATACTGCTTTGGGACATATTGAGTTCCAATTGTACtggatttgtattgtgaaaagaaCTATACAATTAAATTCAAACTGAACTCAATTGAAGCACTCTTCCCCAGTACCTGTCCAACCATTGTCTCCCAGCAAGGCCCTCTGGGAACATCAGCAGGGTGCACTGTGATCGGAAGAGCAGTTGAGTTGTCTGGCACAGTCCCGTTGTACAGGTTAGCTTGCCAAATTGTCATATTCTTCTTCACAATCTCCTCTTCTGCCCTTTCAAAATATGTGACAGTTAGGAGGATAAATGACCTTCATAAGGAGATGATTCATTTAACACAGATTCTGTGGCCCAAGGGAGCTAAAATGATGGAAGTTATTACTATTCTGCACTTCAGAAAGACTGAAGATGGGACTGTGAGCATTTTAGTCTTTGTTAAATGAAGCTGTACCTTTAGCTGGATGGCATCCATGAGAGCGATGATGAACGTGTAGAGGTTCCCGAGGAAAAGGGCAAAAATGCGTCCCAGCTGCCACTGGAGGGCAATGCGTGGATGATAGTTCTCTAAAGTGCTGATCACGTCGAACAGCATCGGACAGAACATTCCCAACAGAGACATCACCATGTTCACCTGAGGGTTTGTGAAGTCatgcaaaattcatttttattgattgacaAAAGGATTACCATTGCACCATGTTACATGAGTCTGACCTCATTCCTCTCCCACCAGCCGTAGTTCTCCAGTCCCTCCAGAGCAAACTTCTGAGACCTGCGTACTACAAAGTAGATCAAGTACCCACTCCCTGCCAGACAGCAGAGTACCAGGAAGTTGGCCAGCACTCTAAGGAACCTCGTCAGGTGGATGTTGTCATCTTTTCTGCTCTCTTGCTCCTCCACAATGGCCTCCTGTTAATGTGCTGAATTTATTATGAAGCCGGGAGAGGCCAGATTAAAGGGATCAtgtcattcttttttattattatttatcgtTTCACCTGAAGAATACATTTTTCCCTTACTTGAGATGTTATTTGATGCTTTATCATGGCAAAAATAAGCATAATTTAGTCTTTCATTAACATTTTCCACACCTGTTCTGACTCTTCTGAATGAATTGGGCTGTTCTGATGCTGTGCTCTTaagatttctgtttcttttatttatttattttttgtttgtgtgtgaaggtGTAGAAATCAGGTGTCTGTCTAATTTCTgacacataacaacaacaacaaaaattattctttggaaaatcataattatgcaaaaatatgatgatatggaataaagaagaaaattatttgacaaatgtcataattatatggcaaaaagtctaaattatgagacACAAAATTAtcaatatgatataaatatgttatCATTATGACATAAAGAGTTGAttgttttgtcataattatgacttttatctcacaattttgactttttgtcataatgtcaactttttatgtcattattatgtcttttatgtatatttatttttttcttatgtggcagaaTTGAATTTTTTGCAGCTCCATGTGAGCACATGGTCTTTTGTTACTCAATAGGTCATTTTCAGCAGAATATTTTTATAGCAAATCAGAAATATCACATAAAAGCATATCAATATCACATTCTGTTTCAGAGAATTTCATTTCGCATTATAAGACTTCTTTATTATCCACAAAGTGGATGTGGGCCCAGCACAAGGAATTTGAAGAGAAACAAACCTTAAAACTAGTGGTGATGGAAGCAAACTTGTTGTCTGCTGTCTCAGGATTTCCAATGAGGTAATCCCAACTAGTGAATGTCTTCCAACTGAAATTGAAACTGGTGTCATCTCCGCCACCTTCTTCATTGGCATTGCGGGCCATACTGTTGAGTAAGAGTGAGGAAATCAGTAAAGTATGTTTTGTCTATGGACACACTCAAAAATGGTTTCTGATATAGACTGCCATCACTCACGTCCTGATTACCACCATGTAGCTGTACGCCACTGTACCCACTCCCACCAGGAAGTAGGACAGGGGCATGCGGAATTTGAGCCACCCAATGGCCCGCTGGTTATTGTAGTAGCCATAGAAGAGGACGGAGTACTTAGCATAACCCTGAAATAGACAAAAACAAGTTTCGGACTAGGATGCAATGTAAAATATGTGTGAGTACATATACAgttacagtattgttcaaaagtttgagttggtaatattttgtaatacCTCTGAAAGAAATGCCTCTTTTGCTCAccatagctgcatttatttaatcaaacaaaagtaatattgtgaattattatccCAATTTactagaaatgttttctttttgagaTGGCAAAgttgagttttcagcatcattcagtgtcacatggtccttcagaaattattcttatatgtTTGGTGGTTACATTTCTACACTTTTTATAAgataaatttcttaaaataatcagTGTTGAAGAAcagttgtgtttaatatttttgtggaagccatgatacatttttgtcaggattctttaatgaatagagagttcaaaagaacagcatctatttgaattttttttgtaacatcgAAGTCTGtaatgtaacttttgatcaatttaatgtgtgcttATCATACTGAcctcaaagttttgaatggtagtgtataatcaTATAGATTTACCCCAAAATCCCATAAGACTGCAAAATTCATAGCACTGGCCTCTTCCACTCTGGGCACTGTCTTCCTGGGCATACTACCATATGGTTTTCCCATGAGAGCCTCCAAGGAGAATGAGAATGGACTGGTTACATTTAAGGAAATAAATTTTCATGTGgtattcattattaaaatgttattttactaaTATGTAACTTTCTCACCTCTGGAACCATTACTAACCCAAATGTCAGTCCAAATAAAATCATATTGATGCCATACATCCACCTCAGAAATATAAAGTAAGATGCAACTGATGAACCAAAATGAcctataagaatataaaaatagagTTTGTTCAGAGATGAGAAAATCagcaataatgaataaaaatttaattttttcagtaatGAAAGGAGAGAGAAGGAAGCTTAAACTGAGAAGCGTCACACTTTCTATTTCCTTTATCTTCATCTCCCATGGGATGCAGGCAGTTTTGAAGTTCTCAAGATCACGTTGAAACTTCATCCATTTCTGACAATTACagtaataaaggaaaataaagatGACTCTGAAGCTGCAGAAGGATATATTCATATCCTATCAGTTTTACAATGATCATCTCCTCACCTTCATCATCAGGACCTTGTAGGCGTACAGTTTCCTGCCTTTGCCTTTTCCCAAAGCCCCTTCATATTTCTCCACAAACTCCTGTGACTCCCTGAGACAGAACACAGCTCACTGGCATTATGACAGTTGGCGTACACATGTGCAAAAACAGCAGTGACAGGACATACCTAAGGATAACTAGTTTTTTCTTCATGGGCCAGGGTTTTCCTTTTAGTGTGGTGATCAACTTTTTCCTTTCATCCACCGCTTCTTTTAACTGTTCTAGCTCCTCTGGGGTCAGAGAGCCCAAAACTCCCACTGCCTGATTGTCTTTTGACTCGGCGTCAGAGTTCGATTCAGAATGTGACTCCGATTCTGAGCTGGGAGGgagaaataaatgcacaaatgggAATTCTTCTgctttgcatttttctaatttaatacaacaTTTCCATTACTAATTATACTGATAGTAAAACAATTTGATAGAAAAGCTGAAATGTAAACTgtagatacattaaaaaaattcctAAATGTATTTACTCTAatgcaaaatgtttaataataaggtacgattaaaaaaattatattgataatGTTCCTTATTTAAcgtcataaaaatgtaatgtcataaaaaggttttaaggtttttttttttaatgtgatctcAGATTTTTAGACTCCGTCTAGTCCATATTATGTTTATAGTttgatacatttattaatttactgttaTGAGTGGGAGTGAAAAATACAAACTTACGTAGTCTCTggcttccttcttttctttttcttttccttcaagGCAACCTCTTGACAATCTTTCTGTTTTGTCTTTCCAGGATTTGCATCGTCCTCATCATTTTTAACAtgcttctttctctttttcttcacaTCTTTTTCCTTCTCATCTTCCAGTTTTACTGTCTTGgttctttcatttttaatgttctttttctcTTTGCTGGATTCTTCCTCAGCCTCCTCTTCGTCTGCATTCCTTCTTCTTGgcctttttctgtctttctcaccCTCTTTCCttgttgttttgtggtgtttgtcATGTTTCTTCTCTGCTCTTTTATTACCCATCTCAGTTGATCTTTTCTCTGAAGCTCTTCTCCTGCTAACTTCcccatttctctctcttctccGTTTGCCATCTCGCGTCGCCTGCTTCTCCTTACCTCCCTTGGAGTTTTCCTCCACTTCCACGTAGTAAAGGCTGAATTCATTATCcttccctacatttttttttttttttttacataaattaccatagagttcaaaataaaaaacatattaaatgtaaaatgtgtgcaGAAATCAGTCAACATTCTTACCTTCATCCACCTCAATGCTCACTGTAAAAGGCAAACCAAacagaaaataagacaaaaaaggaCGACGTGAGTTCTGGACATTATTAAGAAGACATTGTTAAGTCCTGAAAGGTCAGACACGTAGGGTTCCCAGCAGCTGTTTAGCGTCTCTTGTATTGTTTGTGACCACAGTGTAACCAGACCGGTAAGTGCTGACCGGGTCATTACATGCTTAGTTGTGTTGTACAATAGACACAATAGTGCTTTTCATCTTCAGTGTCAGTGTCCTCTCACAGGGGTCAAAGGGCAATTGAATGAAAGTAATGTTCATAAGTTCACACTTAAAGTTCATATTAGCTGCATGACCACCCTGGCATTCTGAAATCAATAGGTTTAGGTTTGCATCAAAATGAAATTACCTAGAGAATTATAATTCACATTcaagcataaaatataaattgccTTTTAAGTtgctaaactattttatttaaatcaaaaatcatcagatttttaaatattgagGCAGAATGTAGAATGTAAAAGTACAGTTGTCTTCGCTATGCTGCTAATctaaataatgttacattattattttatttttattattaataaaaaaacaaatacatttaatttcaaatgctaaaataaaaaaaaacagttgtcatGAACACATTATCAAAGTATCCttttgataagaaaaaaaaagtaacaatcaTCTTTACCGTCACTTTCAGATGCGATGAGTTTATGCCGTGGCATCCTCCTCCCGAGTGGCCTTCACTCTGTGCATGTGGTTGACCTCATGTGTGTGTCCATGcatacatgagtgtgtgtgtgtgcgatgaTGTTGTAGCAGTGGACCATGCCCTGACTGAACCGAACCTGGCGGTGATGAGTACCCTGCATGTAGAGTTCACTTTTTACTAGCATTCAGCGACCTTGCCCAGGAACAATAACCGGTCGAAACTCTAGAGCCTCTCAATTTCACCCCTTTGAATTATTCAACAGAATTATGactctttttttcaaaaagaaaggGGGCCACACAGTACCAAGCCAAAATAGAGGATGATGGTCTAATGACTGACTATAGAAAGCGCAAAGAGGGATATAATAGACGATTAGTGCCGCAGGGTAACCAGAGTCATTGTGAGCTGTACTTTCAATTATAGTGCAAAAGTTAGTCTTAATACTGTTTCAGTTAGCAGGAAATGGTGCAATCATTGTAAAATTGCAAGATTAAGATTAGATAttaagactgtaaaaaaatacatagataaaATACAAAGTGGCATGCAAAACTTATACAGAGCAAACAGTGTACAGTATCTGGCACATGAGAGCCAAAGCTGCCATAAAATAAAGACTTAAAACAGAAAGTCTGAAAGTGTCTCCGGAGAATTTAATAGGAAAAAAGATTTTACTCATATATGCCTGAGGTGTCCTGTGGGATGGTGCTTCACAGAACAGTAGAAGTATAGAAATAGAGATATTAGATATATggaaaaggagagaaaaagaggatTCTAGGTTCTTTAAATAGATCTTCATATGCTATTATATTTATAGGTAACTGAATCTTATTAAACTTTGTCATTATGGTTCTAAATGCTCccaacaatatttcataataggAATAAGATAATCGTAGAGCATGGTGCTAGTAACGTCAGGGTCATGGGTTTGATAAGGaatgcatgaaagaaaaaaaacttgaatgcaatatgtcactttggataaaagggtaggacaaatattttaaagtgaatttaaagAAAATGCCAAAATACCAAAAATGCTACTGAGAACAAAAGTTATTGGTGACCCTTGTGGGTCAGGCTTTAAGACTTTAGTACTATTCCCTTGATTCAATCATCCATTAATTTATAGAGGAACTAAGCTTGTTATTATTACATCCTTATTTAACCTCAGCTTTCTCCAGGGATTTCtcctaatttttttaaaatgaatgtaaggAAGATGCTCAGTGCATGTGATAGCATTGaatccaacaacaaaaacagtatttgTGGATTCCTTCATTGTTGTTACACATCCTGACCACCTGATGTCACTAAAACCTTTTTAAGCTGTCTGGTGAAATAAATGAGAAAGCTAGGGGAATTCAGATGATGTTAGGCTACATTGCATTTTCAATGTTTGACCCATTTTTGTGCACATTACTCTCCCAATCAGCAGGTACTTGTATTCATAAAGTGTATTTGTGCATACTGTGTcaatgtctctctctgtgtgtgtgtgtgtgtgtgtgtgtgtgtgtgatcccaTGAGCTTGAGTGTCTATCTCTGTACTTGTATTCTTCGCCCTGCAGAGAGCAGGATTGTTTTCCTTGGCTAAGTTTAGCAGCACCGTTTGGGATTCCATCTTCGGAGAACTGACACAGGCAGTAACTGTATTCTGAGCATGTCTTCTTCTCTCTGCCTCATTCTCTCAGCCACTGGCAcacctttgatcacaggaacACAAAATGTTCCATAGAGGTTGCTGTTTTTTCCAACTCAAGTCTTAAAGAAAAAGGTTTTTCAGATATGTTAACAGTATCAGAACTGTAGAATCAAACATTCCTGACCGTTACAATCAAATTTACTctacatgtacagtatacat
The sequence above is drawn from the Cyprinus carpio isolate SPL01 chromosome B5, ASM1834038v1, whole genome shotgun sequence genome and encodes:
- the LOC109083239 gene encoding LOW QUALITY PROTEIN: transmembrane channel-like protein 1 (The sequence of the model RefSeq protein was modified relative to this genomic sequence to represent the inferred CDS: substituted 1 base at 1 genomic stop codon) yields the protein MLVKSELYMQGTHHRQVRFSQGMVHCYNIIAHTHTHVCMDTHMRSTTCTEXRPLGRRMPRHKLIASESDVSIEVDEGKDNEFSLYYVEVEENSKGGKEKQATRDGKRRRERNGEVSRRRASEKRSTEMGNKRAEKKHDKHHKTTRKEGEKDRKRPRRRNADEEEAEEESSKEKKNIKNERTKTVKLEDEKEKDVKKKRKKHVKNDEDDANPGKTKQKDCQEVALKEKKKKRRKPETTSESESHSESNSDAESKDNQAVGVLGSLTPEELEQLKEAVDERKKLITTLKGKPWPMKKKLVILRESQEFVEKYEGALGKGKGRKLYAYKVLMMKKWMKFQRDLENFKTACIPWEMKIKEIESHFGSSVASYFIFLRWMYGINMILFGLTFGLVMVPEALMGKPYGSMPRKTVPRVEEASAMNFAVLWDFGGYAKYSVLFYGYYNNQRAIGWLKFRMPLSYFLVGVGTVAYSYMVVIRTMARNANEEGGGDDTSFNFSWKTFTSWDYLIGNPETADNKFASITTSFKEAIVEEQESRKDDNIHLTRFLRVLANFLVLCCLAGSGYLIYFVVRRSQKFALEGLENYGWWERNEVNMVMSLLGMFCPMLFDVISTLENYHPRIALQWQLGRIFALFLGNLYTFIIALMDAIQLKRAEEEIVKKNMTIWQANLYNGTVPDNSTALPITVHPADVPRGPCWETMVGQEFVRLIISDTMTTYITLLIGDFLRAVLVRFLNNCWCWDLEYGFPSYSEFDVSGNVLGLIFNQGMIWMGAFYAPCLPALNLLRLHVSMYLQCWAVMCCNVPQERVFKASGSSNFYMAMLLVILFLSTLPAIYTIVSIPPSFDCGPFSGKNRMFDVIQETLETDFPAWFSKVFSYASNPGLVLSFLLLLVLAIYYLQSTSKTYKRVNMELKKKLQTQNEENKRKNKLAALKAANELEQAKKAGEQCSNSASDLGVNEESSSIDEAGHHRQAGQNGRLIHPSQCQDTQNSEPPVSSTHTTTRPPASRGHTASGHLPGHPQKNAHSNRK